gattttccaggcaagaatgctggagtgagctgccatttccttctctaggagatcttcctgacccggggatccaacccaggtctcctgcactgcaggcagattctttaccgactgagctacaaaggaaacCCTATGTGTGCTAGGCACTAACAAGTTTTGGGGATATGGCAGTGAGCCGAACAGTCAAAAATGTCATGCTCCTCACATTCTGGAGATAGTCAATTGCAAATAAGCAGCATATCACAAAACATAGGCAGACATGGGAGATACCTACagcagggaagagaggaagggtaTGCCCAAGATTATACTTAAGATAGACAGTGTGGACCCTATAAAGTGATATTTGAGCCAAGACCTGGCAGGGGAAGACAGCCATCACCCAGTTATCCACAGGGTAGCAGGAACAGAAAGCCTCCGGTGCTTGGCACACCCCAGGACCCTCAAGGAGGCCAGGGACGTGGGAACAGAATGAGCAAGAGTCAGTGGCAGAAACCTAGATCAGAGAAATACAGTGTGGGTAGAGGGAGGAGTGGGGGACACTAAATCAGACCTAGGGCTGTGTAGAacaattttaaatactgatttaaaaATCTAGGTGGGAAGTCACTTTGGTAGATTTTGTGCTAAGCggtatttgttttttcttgaagATGCCTCATCCTCTGGCTACTGCTGAAGAGActaaaaggagagtgaaaacaaaGGCTGGCACGGTACCCAGGTGAGAAATGAGAGCCACAGTGGAAGAGGGGAGTTATTCAATTTCTAATGTTTTGAAGGGAAAATCAACAAGATTTGATAGTTGGACATTGGGTTTGACATCAGGCACTTGCCACTGGAGATTAAGAAAGATCAgagcaagaaggaaaagagatgttCTGAACAAGTCTCAAGAAATTGTTAAATGCTGCTTATGGGATAATGAATACCTACTAGTTAATAGCTCTGGAGTTACTGGTGATCTCAACAAAGTTCTGGTGTAGGAATGAAGTGCAGCCTGTTAGAGCACGTGAAGAAAAGGAGTCGACAAAATGAAGACCACCTGTCTTGCTGATACATAAAGGAACACCAAAGTTGGGTATGATGTGGAATCTTAGACATGTTAAGTGTTACATGTAACTATTTGTACACTGATACCAAAGCACTGTCCTTGGTACAAGAAACATATAAATACCGTCATTCCATAGTGTGGCAGGTTGTAAAatgctggtgttttttttttttccccacacaagatggaatattactcttTAAGAGCTATTTGTTCTTGAAGCATCAGGGTGGGGAGGTATCCAAGTACCCTCTGACAAACTAATGCACACCAGATTTAACTCTTTAATTGGACCTTCTTTTGGCCCAATTCTCTAGCTGAATTGGGAGAATTCTGGTTGTAAATGAAGCCAACTGGATACTTTGCTAAGTTTCCCCCTTGGGGAGGGTTGAATAGAGGTGCCAGGAATGCCATTTTTATCTATAGCCTAGTAAAGTCAGCTTCTTGATACTCCACTTAGTTTTAATTTCATACTTAAAAATTATCtaccagaaactataaatgtTGTAACTTCAATGACGTCTGCTAGAATACAGGGAAAAGCTAGCTTCAGTTAGAGTAAGGAGACAGTTTTAATGGTTACTGTGGGGTTTCAAGGAACTTCCTGGGAGGGACAATCAGTGAGAATGCATTCATCATGCATTTCAGTATGACGATGAAAAGATGTCAGCCAAGTTCAAGTTTTGTTGCTATGCATTAGTAATGTCCctcccaattcaggagacttcCCAGCACTGTTCTTGATTACAGGAACTATATATTGGTTACTTACAGTAACCTGAAATAAAGAGCAACGACCACCTTGAATTTCCTTATCAAAATTATGTATGTCTATGTATTTAAAGTTCCTAAGTCCTAGCTCAAAACAAAAGCTGTCACTTCATATATTTGTATGTACTACTTCAaagtttagtcaaagctatggtttttccagtagtcacatatggatgtgagagttggactataaagaaagttgagtgctaaAGCAtcgatgcctttgaattgtggtgttggagaaaaaggagatcagtcctgaaggactgatgctgaagctgaaactcccaatactttggccacctgatgcaagtaagtgactccttggaaaaagaccacaatgctaggaaagattgaaggcaggagaaggggatgacagaggatgagatggctggatggcattaccaacttgatggacacgagtttgagcaagctctgaaagttggtaatggacagggaagcctggcgtgctgcagtccaccgggttgcagagttggacatgactgagcaactgaacgtaCTTAAAATTCACACAACTATATCAAGTATCACAATGTTTATTGATAGATACAAGTATATAAAATCAGGGCATGAACATGACTTGATAAATTAAGTAGACTTAATTTCAATACTATAATAAGAGGGACCAATTCAAATTCTCACCATTTGTTTCACACCCACAAAGACCACTTCAAGGGCATTTACGATCTCTCAAAACTGATCAGTTTTGTGCAAGTAAaccatgtttcttttaaaaagacttgTGCACTTGCCCAGGCTCAAGGATATTAAAATCTAGCACATAAAGCCCATTACTAGAGGTAGAAATACAGGCAATATACTATTACGGCAACAACCATCAATTACAGTTAAGAATTTTTCTGTAACAACCAAATGGATAATCAAATATTGCAACAACTCAAGTATTACTGAGCAAAGTGCATTTCTACAGTATTCAGTGTTGCTATTCAGTTTTCTAACTTAAAACAGCCTATGATAACTGGCAGCAAAGAAGGTCCTTGCAATAGACTGCCTCTGCTTGAGAACTTATGATGTAATTATTGCATGCTGCTAATATACTATCTAAACATTAAAGATACTCCTAAAATATTTGATGGTAGACTATGATTAAGACATTACACTACAAAAAAACCTTACGCAGAAGGAAATCCTAATTGACGtgcttctgcttttaaatattgtgaaaacATTACAGCGGAATGAATTTTCGCAGTGGTTAGGTCAAATGCAGTTACATCATAGCAACAGTATGTTTTGCACAATTTAAGGCTTTGGCTGGTTCTTTTAGTCGGCTTCTTCCTCTGATTCTTCTTCTTCAGCAGTTTCTAGCCAGGTTAGCCACTGATTCACCTGTAATTtgtaatttaacaaaataagtaGTACTTAGAAGATACAAAATAGCAGTATTCCCAATCAACCAACCAACTGCCCCAAGAACAAAAGTTTTTAGACAGTACCACACATCTTATAATTGCAAGCAGTGTTCAGAACCCAACATACAAgctgtttggggcttccctgatggctcaggggtaaagaattgcCTGTTAATGTAgaagcagatttgatccctgggtagagaagatctcctgggggagaaaatggcaacccacttcataatcccacctggagaattccatggccagaggaatctggtgggctacagtccatggggtcaaaaagagacacaactgagcaataaaCAATTGACACAAGCTGTTTATGGGCAGTTAACGTGGGTGTCAATTCTTTGACACCACTCCCATCACACTTCAGAACTGTTTTAATATGGGACAGTGGCTCATCCCAAACTTAAATGTTAGCAatgctggggagggaggagggggacaaAGAAGATCCCAAAAGAGTAATTTCTAGTCCCACCCAGAACTTTAGGACCAGATTCCCCAAGGACAAGACTAAGGACAAACACTGTGACGGTGATCCTCCTGAAGACTACTACAGATTAGCATTTCTCAAAGCCTGGCCCCTGGGAAAAGTAGTACGAGAATCCCTGAGTTGTATACCACACACAGACCTAAGTCAGAATGTCTACAATCAGACCtgaaatttcctttgaaaattacTTTCCAGGTGACTGATGTATGCTGTGGAATCCCCTGACATTATAAAAATTTTCCTCAGGGCTAGAATTCATTTTAAGTTAGAAAATCATGGTATGCAATATTACCAGGGCTATTTTGCTTATATCTCACTTTAAAAACTTCATTAAAGTAACACCAGTTAAAATGGAAAAAGCACAACAAATTTCTCTAAGATTTACCTGGAACAAAGCCTTGCCTTTCCCTGGAAACTCTTGGGTTATATCTTCTTTCCAAGCCAAGAAAGCTTCTTCTTCAATAATTTCCATGTCATAGAAGTGAACAAAAAAGCGGAGTAACATGCCTAGAAGACAAAATGTAACCCCATTATTTAGTGTAACAACTGCCCATCCATTTGTCGTAATTATGATGCTAGTCCTCTCACCTTTTGGGAAGTTGCTGTTGTAGCAGTGCACCTGAAGAGCATAGAGGGCACTAACTTGTAGATCAACATGATCATGAAGGAATTTCTGCATTACTGGCTTGAAGGAAAGAAGCAGTTGTTTTTCCTGCTCTaactgttctttggaaggagcaGAGGAAGAATCTGTTTCATCACTGGGTGGGTTTACTTCACTAGAAATGTACTGTAAGAAGCTGTACAGAAAAAGATCTTGTTACAACCTCCAAATGAAAAATTTCTAATTCAAGAAACAGATAATTCTCAATCCCCTGCCTTGTAGACTTTCTTCCTAGTAAACTAAACACAGGCTAACTGTTTTCGATGTAGAAAAGCACAACTTTGTTATCTTACCTAGTCATTAAGATGTTCACAAATCCTTTATCTACATGAAGTTTGGGAGAGAtgttatctttaatccatttatatatgGTCTGAGGGGATGGATCCAACTTTATTTGCTTTAacagttccttctccagtttgAGAAGTGGGAATAAGAAACTCAGTCCCTTTCCTTCCAAGATCTCCAGCATGCGGTCCTTATTTTGATCAATTTCTGAAGAGACAAAGCCATTCCCATCACCAGGTAGTTCATTTTACTAAGTTGgcctcttaaaactgctttacCAACAATTTTCCAAACACGTAAGatttatgtaaaataatgaaagaacTGAGCAAAGGAAACTTTGTATTTGGACCAAATGAAAATAGTCACATCATAATAACTTTTTTATAAAAGTGAAGTCTATCTGTGGTAATGCTTATTGTTATCCAGACAAGATAATCACACTGACCTATATAAATTCACCCAAAGTACTAAGGGCTTTTAGATctagtattaaaaacaaaaatccccaGCATTCTCTTACCTGGGAGCATTTTCTGCATATTGACCTTGCTCTGTTGAAAAAGCTCTGTTAACCATTCTCGATCCTGTAATTTAGCTAATTGCTGAAGACAAAgtaagaagagaggaaaatgggTGCCACTTTCCAGTGGTTGAGCTAGTTCCGAAATGCTCACCAGCTCTGAAATGATAGCACGAGCTGCAAACTGTGCTAAATATGATTTCACCAAGGGGATGTCAACCTCCAGTTTGGGGCACTGGTCCAATACATTCAGGAAAGCCTGAAAGGAATATAGTACATAGTCAGTTCGTAGTCAATTCAAATTTGAAGAGTTCTTATAGAATCAAAAAGTGTTCTACCTGCATGAAGTTGTCACTTGTGGCTATCCCTTCCTGTTTGAGTAAACTGATCAAAGaacttgctttttctttatcttcatcACTTCTATCCAGTGACAGGATGATTACTTTGCTTAACATCTCAGGAAGGAAGTGTTTAGGAGCTCTCATCTCTCTCACACCATTGACAGCTTCATTTGCATTCCCACTATTCAGGTATTCAGTTACAACAGTTTCCTGAAAAGAACGAAATCCAAGTTTCTTTAGTTTTCCTGCCTCAAGTACACCCCCAGGAGCTAAACGATGAGACTGTCTGAAACTCACAGTTAGTTTAAGCAGTTCTTCCTTTGACGGTGGTGGCTTTTTACTGGTCTTGGCAGGCTTTTCCTGGATAAGTGGTGGATTAGTTTTGAGACCAAGCTGAGGTGTCTAAAAGAACAGCAAAATGATTAAGTATAAATGTTTAGTAACTTTTTaatcgttaaaaaaaaaagtgcttatgAAGTTGAAAGCAAACATTAAAAAGCAGTCTTCAGACATCTTCAAAAGCTATCAGAACGATTGAAAATGTCCTACTACATACATCCCATACCTGTCCCAGAGGTGGCGTTTGGGTGCGTGGTGGTTGTGCACTAGGAGGAATCATAGTTATTTGGGGCTGAAGCTTTGGCACTTGATTTTTATTCATTAGGAAAGACTGAGCAGGCCTCAAGCTAATCTAGAATCGAAAACAAAGCAAAACGGATATCCAAGTTAACAAGCAGCAAACTAACATTAATTGCAATGCTCTAAAGTTAATTCAGCATATACACACATGATGGAACCTGTGGCAGAAATCTAAGTTAAATGACTGAAAATGTTActgttatatttaatttatagcaAGAAAACTAAAGATCTGATCCAGACAAAAATACAACATGGCTATAAATCTTGTATTTATACCACAACTTTCCAAGGATTAGCatcaataaaacatgaaaataaaaaccagaaaattTAATTAgagcttaaaaaatgttttactttatcCTGAGTCATTCTATTTGCACGGAAGTCACAATCAAAATCTTGACAACCATTTTCCTTACTCTAACTGAAGACTTGCCCTCATATCTCATAATCTTCGCTCATAGGACGCTGgacattcaaagaaagaaaaagtagtacagaaaagagagaaagaaggtaaAGATAAAGAATTCCAGCATTAAGTCCTCTTAATAATGCGTCTTTTTTTATAATCATCGGGCAAGAGATTTCTGAATTGACAAACTATGGTATATAAATAACATAGGCAAATGTACCTCATCTGCATTAAGCTGTCCTTTCTTAGAAAACCGAGGTGGCATATCCTTCGACTGTCCTTGCAGCTGGGATAAGAGTCCCTGACTCTGGTTATGGTAGAGCTGGCTTAGCCCCtatttcagaaagagagaaagaaaagtcgAGATAAAAAGGGGTCCACAAATTATGGTAATCAAGTACCAAAGTGATGAGGCCAAGCCACAAGGAAGCTTAACTGCATTTGCccagaaaaagtaaaagatgaaacagaagaataaaattcTAACCTAACTGTCAAATAAAGTGATGTGATTTTACTAATACTTTACTAATCTGAATAAAATCATTTCACCCAGTTTGAAATAACTGTCACACATATAAATTTGGTTTAGAAAAACATTGTTTTTAGGTTTTCTAAACCTAAAacatttacacttaaaaaaaaaccaaaaacacaataCTAATCATATGTATTCCAAAATTTAATTACTTGTTGCCTAAACATCCTTAAATGTATTCTTACCTGGCTTTTCATAAACTTGCCTCCCATCTCCCCAAACTGCGACTGTGTGGGAGGCATGATGTGTCCCCCATGGCCATTGAAGAGCTGATTTGAACGATGGCGCCCCATGGTGGGTGAAAATCTATCCTGGATAACTCCTGGACCAGTACCAATTCCGCTTCCTTAAAATATAG
This genomic window from Bubalus bubalis isolate 160015118507 breed Murrah chromosome 16, NDDB_SH_1, whole genome shotgun sequence contains:
- the EIF4G2 gene encoding eukaryotic translation initiation factor 4 gamma 2, with protein sequence GGEGAIRGGSGGFGCPRVISSASDTPQRQQRVGALWRWRQVSGGGCSSDSSELFQAGSDSFLPLPSPFFVFRSPSPSLPRPRRPDPEEAAAVAAAEFSVKILRCQAAKVESAIAEGGASRFSASSGGGGSRGAPQHYPKTAGNSEFLGKTPGQNAQKWIPARSTRRDDNSAANNSANEKERHDAIFRKVRGILNKLTPEKFDKLCLELLNVGVESKLILKGVILLIVDKALEEPKYSSLYAQLCLRLAEDAPNFDGPAAEGQPGQKQSTTFRRLLISKLQDEFENRTRNVDVYDKRENPLLPEEEEQRAIAKIKMLGNIKFIGELGKLDLIHESILHKCIKTLLEKKKRVQLKDMGEDLECLCQIMRTVGPRLDHERAKSLMDQYFARMCSLMLSKELPARIRFLLQDTVELREHHWVPRKAFLDNGPKTINQIRQDAVKDLGVFIPAPMAQGMRSDFFLEGPFMPPRMKMDRDPLGGLADMFGQMPGSGIGTGPGVIQDRFSPTMGRHRSNQLFNGHGGHIMPPTQSQFGEMGGKFMKSQGLSQLYHNQSQGLLSQLQGQSKDMPPRFSKKGQLNADEISLRPAQSFLMNKNQVPKLQPQITMIPPSAQPPRTQTPPLGQTPQLGLKTNPPLIQEKPAKTSKKPPPSKEELLKLTETVVTEYLNSGNANEAVNGVREMRAPKHFLPEMLSKVIILSLDRSDEDKEKASSLISLLKQEGIATSDNFMQAFLNVLDQCPKLEVDIPLVKSYLAQFAARAIISELVSISELAQPLESGTHFPLFLLCLQQLAKLQDREWLTELFQQSKVNMQKMLPEIDQNKDRMLEILEGKGLSFLFPLLKLEKELLKQIKLDPSPQTIYKWIKDNISPKLHVDKGFVNILMTSFLQYISSEVNPPSDETDSSSAPSKEQLEQEKQLLLSFKPVMQKFLHDHVDLQVSALYALQVHCYNSNFPKGMLLRFFVHFYDMEIIEEEAFLAWKEDITQEFPGKGKALFQVNQWLTWLETAEEEESEEEAD